The genomic window CGAGTGAAGAAGATCGGCCCTTCATCATCGGTAAGAGTCCCAAGATGGCCCGGGTGGAAGAGGTGATACGGCAGATTGCGCCGACGGATTGCAGCGTATTGATCACCGGGGAATCAGGAACAGGGAAAGAACTCGTGGCCCGTGCGATTCACGCCCGGAGCCCGCGGGCTGGAGGACCTTTCGTGGCCTTCAACTGCGGAGCCCTCAGCGAGGAACTTGTCGCCAACGAACTCTTCGGCCACGAACGAGAGGCCTTCACCGGAGCCACGAGCCGTAAAATCGGACTGCTGGAGGCTGCGAACGGCGGTACGATATTACTGGACGAGATCGGGGAGATGCCTCTTTCAATGCAGGTCAAGCTCCTGCGTGTCTTGCAGGAAAGGGAGGTCCTCCGGGTAGGCGGTACCAAGCCGTCTTCCCTGGATGTCAGGGTCCTGGCCGCTACAGCCAGGGACCTTAAGGCCTCTGTTTCAGAAGGCATTTTCCGCCAAGACCTCTTCTTCCGCCTGAACGTGGTTACCATCGAACTGCCAAGACTTTGCGAACGAAAGGAAGACATTCCCCTCCTTGCCTACCACTGCCTGGCAAGGGCCCAAAGACGAATGAAAAAGACCGTGAAGGCCATCTCAACCGATGCCATGGACCTTCTCAAGGGCTACGCCTTTCCGGGCAACGTCCGGGAACTTGAAAACATCATCGAGCGGGCAGTGGCCGTATGCAAGGGCGAAACCATCCAGGTCCGGGACCTTCCCCCTGACCTTGCAGATCTCGATCTCCACGACTACAGCCGTCCTCCGGGACAATTGATGAGTCTCGAAGATCTGGAACGGGATTACATTCGCCACGTCCTCAAGCTTACAGGCGGTGTCCGTACCAGGGCGGCCGAGATCCTGGGTATCGACAGGGCTTCCCTTTGGAGAAAGATGAAGAAGTATGGTTTGAGCTGATTCGATACAAAATGCAAC from Deltaproteobacteria bacterium includes these protein-coding regions:
- a CDS encoding sigma-54-dependent Fis family transcriptional regulator produces the protein MNNSSRQTEHHKPRARILVIDDEAVALKHLRRILEKDGHRVSTFSNPVRALERLEKAPYDLIITDIRMPYMDGLALLNRAKRLAPGIEVILITGYASLDGAVEATRQGAYHYLSKPFTPEQVRKIVDKALGEIFLRREGSRSSEEDRPFIIGKSPKMARVEEVIRQIAPTDCSVLITGESGTGKELVARAIHARSPRAGGPFVAFNCGALSEELVANELFGHEREAFTGATSRKIGLLEAANGGTILLDEIGEMPLSMQVKLLRVLQEREVLRVGGTKPSSLDVRVLAATARDLKASVSEGIFRQDLFFRLNVVTIELPRLCERKEDIPLLAYHCLARAQRRMKKTVKAISTDAMDLLKGYAFPGNVRELENIIERAVAVCKGETIQVRDLPPDLADLDLHDYSRPPGQLMSLEDLERDYIRHVLKLTGGVRTRAAEILGIDRASLWRKMKKYGLS